A portion of the Edaphobacter lichenicola genome contains these proteins:
- a CDS encoding porin, whose amino-acid sequence MRAQAQTSGASSNDVEDLKQTVRELTLRVSALEEELHQGRSTTAVPVPTTAVATLRPIAMPMPSVGIRSSVESVSSSSAASAAQPAPTTSAATAVTMPTQTSGTQTTPIISAIPTQLPGGATLNYTFDGYYDYDFEHPIGRVQYLRAYDVLSNAFSINQADVIFDLDPDVAAGRRYGVRLDLQFGQATETLQGNPSNEVRPEIYRNIFQAYGTYVVPVGKGLTVDFGKWASSLGIEGNYTKDQVNYSRSFFFDYLPFYHAGVRASYKVNDKLTANYWLVNGTDQSEPTNSFKDELFGFVAQPTKNISWTVNYYFGQDHPDVAPATNCPAPVQPGLCLAPINPAPNGRQHIFDSYVTWNATPKLAFSIEGDYLISREWAKAAPGESSAPEHVDGGAAYVRYQLTPKTALGGRTEYMSDRDGLFSGTSQALKEFTGTYEYKFGEGFLSRVEYRRDWSNVPFFLTNKPGVLSPNQPTLTLGLVWWVGGKQGAW is encoded by the coding sequence TTGCGTGCCCAAGCACAGACCTCTGGCGCCTCCAGCAATGATGTAGAGGATTTGAAACAGACGGTTCGTGAGTTGACACTCCGCGTCAGTGCTCTCGAGGAGGAGTTGCATCAAGGAAGATCGACCACTGCGGTTCCTGTTCCGACTACGGCCGTAGCCACCCTGAGGCCGATCGCGATGCCTATGCCGTCTGTGGGCATTCGCAGCAGTGTAGAGAGTGTTTCGAGCAGTAGTGCCGCCTCCGCTGCCCAGCCGGCTCCTACCACTTCGGCTGCAACCGCGGTGACGATGCCTACACAGACCAGTGGAACTCAAACCACTCCGATCATCTCTGCGATTCCGACACAACTGCCGGGTGGAGCGACTTTGAACTACACCTTCGACGGATACTACGACTATGACTTTGAGCACCCGATTGGAAGAGTGCAATATCTGCGCGCCTACGATGTCCTGAGCAATGCGTTCAGCATAAATCAAGCCGATGTCATCTTCGACCTTGATCCGGACGTCGCGGCGGGCCGTCGATATGGCGTTCGACTCGATCTGCAGTTTGGACAAGCGACCGAGACACTGCAAGGCAATCCTTCGAATGAGGTGCGGCCTGAGATCTACAGAAATATCTTTCAAGCTTATGGAACTTATGTCGTCCCTGTTGGCAAAGGATTGACAGTGGACTTCGGCAAATGGGCAAGTTCCCTTGGAATCGAGGGGAACTACACGAAGGACCAGGTGAACTATTCCCGGTCGTTCTTCTTTGACTATCTGCCGTTCTACCATGCGGGCGTCCGCGCCAGTTACAAGGTCAACGACAAGCTAACGGCGAACTACTGGCTGGTGAATGGGACCGATCAGTCGGAGCCTACGAACTCATTCAAGGATGAGTTATTCGGATTTGTGGCTCAGCCAACAAAAAATATCTCGTGGACAGTCAACTACTACTTCGGCCAGGATCATCCAGATGTTGCTCCGGCGACGAATTGTCCGGCGCCAGTGCAACCGGGATTATGTCTGGCACCGATTAATCCAGCGCCAAATGGAAGACAACACATATTCGATAGCTATGTGACATGGAACGCTACGCCGAAGCTGGCATTCTCGATTGAGGGAGACTATTTAATATCGCGTGAATGGGCGAAGGCAGCTCCGGGCGAATCATCGGCCCCGGAACATGTGGACGGTGGTGCTGCGTACGTGAGGTATCAATTGACGCCGAAGACCGCGCTGGGAGGGCGAACGGAGTATATGTCCGATCGGGACGGGTTATTCAGTGGAACGTCGCAGGCGTTGAAGGAGTTTACTGGTACCTATGAGTACAAGTTCGGCGAAGGATTTTTATCGCGCGTGGAATATCGCAGGGATTGGAGCAATGTACCGTTCTTCCTGACGAACAAGCCTGGGGTGCTATCACCGAATCAACCGACACTTACTCTTGGTTTGGTGTGGTGGGTTGGGGGCAAACAGGGTGCGTGGTGA
- the queA gene encoding tRNA preQ1(34) S-adenosylmethionine ribosyltransferase-isomerase QueA yields the protein MLVTDFHFDLPEELIAQSPPAIRGSSRMLVLDRESGQYQDNFFRNLPEILRSGDLLILNDSRVLPARLYATRARGLQTQRNSPDPSGRIEVLLTQQLAANEWTALVRPSRKIQPGERLLFSAPDESEPLLQAEIIGASEFGERTLRFDPTPDFHAILNKIGHMPLPPYIHRDDSQEDRDRYQTVFSHEAGSAAAPTAGLHFTPEILAQLKQNGVQIETITLHVGLGTFQPVRAEKLEDIRLHAEHYTLPAATAEAINKALSDGRRVIAAGTTTTRTLEHCAQLAGGMPLAAHSGQTSIFIAPGHPFRIVSGLLTNFHLPQSTLLMLVSAFAGSEKGREAVLAAYVHAVKQKYRFFSYGDCMLLL from the coding sequence TTGCTCGTAACCGACTTCCATTTCGACTTGCCAGAAGAGCTGATCGCCCAGTCCCCACCGGCGATTCGCGGCTCCAGCCGCATGCTCGTGCTCGACCGGGAGAGTGGTCAGTACCAGGACAATTTTTTTCGAAATCTTCCCGAAATTCTGAGGTCTGGCGACCTTTTAATCCTCAATGACAGCCGCGTTCTGCCCGCTCGCCTCTACGCCACACGTGCACGTGGCCTGCAAACTCAACGTAACTCACCCGACCCATCTGGGCGCATCGAAGTACTTCTAACGCAACAACTTGCCGCGAATGAATGGACTGCACTCGTGCGCCCTAGCCGCAAGATTCAACCCGGTGAACGTCTCCTTTTTTCTGCGCCTGACGAATCCGAGCCGCTTCTTCAAGCTGAGATTATCGGCGCTTCCGAGTTTGGCGAGCGTACACTGCGCTTCGATCCTACGCCCGACTTCCACGCCATCCTCAACAAAATAGGCCACATGCCGCTCCCTCCCTATATCCATCGCGACGACAGCCAGGAGGATCGTGACCGCTATCAGACAGTCTTTTCCCATGAAGCAGGTTCAGCCGCTGCGCCAACCGCGGGTCTTCACTTCACCCCGGAAATTCTCGCTCAACTCAAGCAAAATGGCGTGCAAATCGAAACGATTACCCTCCATGTTGGCTTAGGTACGTTCCAGCCTGTTCGTGCGGAAAAGCTTGAAGATATTCGCCTTCATGCGGAGCATTACACGCTCCCTGCTGCGACCGCTGAAGCCATCAACAAGGCTCTTAGCGACGGCCGGCGCGTTATTGCTGCTGGAACTACTACGACGCGCACTCTTGAGCATTGTGCGCAGTTGGCAGGGGGAATGCCTCTTGCGGCGCATTCTGGGCAGACTAGCATTTTCATTGCCCCTGGGCATCCATTCAGGATTGTCAGTGGTCTGTTGACCAACTTTCATCTTCCACAATCGACGCTGCTTATGCTGGTCAGCGCGTTCGCTGGGAGCGAGAAGGGGAGGGAGGCGGTACTTGCCGCTTACGTGCATGCTGTGAAGCAGAAATATCGTTTTTTCAGCTACGGGGACTGCATGTTGCTTCTCTGA
- a CDS encoding lysophospholipid acyltransferase family protein, whose product MAPTYTLKQRLALAIVPRLASTAICLLGMTLRFEDVRDPGAPLGFDAPPPAVYAFWHRCLLTSAWHFRNHDIAILISPSFDGELIARTVERLGYVAIRGSSSRSGTLGLRNMHRAYLEGHYCAITADGPRGPAMVAKPGVTQLAQLVASPVGTFYVLPERAWELRSWDRFLIPKPFSRVFIGWPLLTSADEPAVQAALDRSVELAESRKRNSRK is encoded by the coding sequence GTGGCACCCACCTACACCCTGAAACAGCGACTCGCTCTCGCCATCGTCCCGCGTCTCGCGAGCACAGCAATCTGTCTCCTCGGCATGACGCTTCGCTTCGAAGATGTTCGCGACCCTGGGGCTCCCTTGGGCTTTGATGCTCCACCACCCGCCGTCTACGCCTTCTGGCACCGCTGCCTGCTTACCAGCGCCTGGCACTTCCGCAATCACGATATCGCTATTCTCATCAGCCCCAGCTTCGATGGTGAGCTCATCGCCCGCACTGTGGAACGCCTTGGCTACGTGGCCATCCGTGGCTCAAGCTCCCGGTCAGGTACCCTTGGCCTGCGGAATATGCACCGCGCCTATCTGGAGGGCCACTACTGCGCCATTACCGCTGACGGCCCTCGCGGTCCTGCCATGGTAGCGAAGCCCGGAGTCACCCAGCTCGCACAACTCGTCGCCAGCCCGGTCGGCACCTTCTACGTTCTCCCCGAGCGTGCCTGGGAGCTTCGTTCCTGGGACCGCTTCCTCATTCCAAAACCGTTCTCTCGCGTCTTCATCGGGTGGCCTCTACTGACCAGCGCCGATGAGCCTGCTGTCCAGGCTGCTTTGGACCGATCCGTCGAACTGGCGGAATCGAGAAAGCGGAATAGCAGAAAATAA